One window of Candidatus Moraniibacteriota bacterium genomic DNA carries:
- a CDS encoding tetratricopeptide repeat protein, protein MDKYASISSKSGILREKKSGEIIRQSIKDSALNPNGENWIAKALYAVVIISLMAIFFGVPIFFTGFSSQSIGFEKQIYFYFWILVALIAWVSNGVVRGEMKIRRTPLDIPIIIFWFACLLSSIFSVDKWHSFWGFFGDPTHGFINITASIVVYYIILSHFSERIMRFLLGSFLTSGFIAIIYEFLILTGILKLQNQSFIQANSWAQFLPTNPIGSVSGTTVYLSVLCILFITVFLKLKLSEGAKWKKNILKSIFLIIVLISLYALFAFYSFVPWPAILIGVGFLLIYVLARIVKTSSGSTWLPMIVFLAVLSIFLIGGVESVFKFNIVPVNIPAEINISYKLSWQVAKEAMKDNFFLGSGPATYGYIFSLYHPQEFNLSSLNNISLHNLRFYQGSGILWEIMPTLGALGTFSFILLIISFLSVTIYFLSKDKERNKIYSLGAMASMIVIIVSSFMIRMEGALVILSVLLGSITLGINLLESDAKEDYINLSLKASPKYALALAFVFLVVSASVIFFFVFLGKMYIADIFAGISGRQKNITEEGSISSISKAIKLYDKEGRYYTIAGQQYMALANKEILKGDNANIELTRQYLENSIAFALKGKELMPKDVLAVEVLAQAYENKASYLVQLLDQAIAIYGDALALEPHNPDIYLKIGQLNAKKASVEEDKNKNKELMDKAIDMFQKSISEKNDYAPGYYYLSLINNQAGDIDKAIEFAENARKIDLQNADYVFNLANLYREKGGDDNLKTSEYLYQQILQVAPNNANTLLGLGLLYEKQGKNDQAVEQYEKVLDALSPESTQARTQVQTLIDNIKNGVSNEVANSVDNTVEEETQNITENNTVDETENSEEIPVLDNN, encoded by the coding sequence ATGGACAAGTATGCAAGCATTTCTTCAAAATCGGGAATTTTAAGGGAGAAAAAATCCGGAGAAATTATTAGACAATCAATAAAAGATAGTGCTTTGAATCCAAATGGAGAAAACTGGATTGCAAAGGCGCTTTACGCTGTAGTAATCATATCATTAATGGCTATTTTTTTTGGAGTTCCTATTTTTTTTACAGGCTTTTCTTCCCAAAGCATAGGATTTGAAAAACAAATATATTTTTATTTTTGGATTTTAGTAGCTCTTATTGCCTGGGTATCTAATGGCGTTGTCAGGGGAGAAATGAAAATAAGACGTACTCCGCTGGATATACCGATAATAATATTTTGGTTCGCTTGTTTATTATCATCTATTTTTTCAGTTGATAAATGGCATAGCTTTTGGGGATTTTTTGGTGATCCAACTCACGGATTTATCAATATTACGGCTAGTATTGTTGTTTATTATATAATCCTAAGTCATTTCAGTGAACGCATCATGCGTTTTTTGTTGGGGTCATTTTTGACATCTGGTTTTATAGCTATAATTTATGAATTTTTGATTTTAACAGGCATACTTAAATTACAGAACCAAAGTTTTATTCAAGCAAATAGTTGGGCCCAATTTTTGCCAACTAATCCCATTGGATCTGTTTCTGGAACAACTGTTTATTTAAGTGTTTTATGTATTTTATTTATCACTGTTTTTTTGAAATTAAAACTGAGTGAAGGAGCAAAATGGAAAAAAAATATATTAAAATCCATCTTTTTAATAATAGTTTTAATATCACTGTACGCTCTTTTTGCTTTCTATTCCTTTGTACCATGGCCTGCAATTCTAATCGGAGTTGGCTTTCTGCTTATATATGTACTTGCTCGTATAGTTAAAACCAGTAGTGGTTCTACCTGGTTACCAATGATCGTTTTTTTGGCAGTACTTTCTATATTTTTAATAGGAGGGGTGGAAAGTGTTTTTAAATTTAATATAGTTCCTGTAAATATCCCGGCGGAAATAAATATCTCATATAAATTATCCTGGCAGGTTGCTAAGGAAGCGATGAAAGATAATTTTTTCTTGGGTAGCGGTCCTGCAACTTATGGGTACATATTTTCCCTATATCATCCGCAAGAATTTAATCTAAGTAGTTTGAATAATATTAGTTTACATAATCTTAGATTTTATCAGGGTTCAGGAATTTTATGGGAAATAATGCCTACGTTAGGAGCTTTGGGTACTTTTTCTTTCATTCTTCTTATAATTTCTTTTTTAAGTGTTACGATTTATTTCTTAAGTAAAGATAAAGAAAGAAATAAGATATATTCTCTCGGAGCAATGGCCAGCATGATAGTCATCATAGTTTCTTCTTTTATGATAAGGATGGAAGGAGCATTGGTAATTTTAAGCGTACTTTTAGGATCGATTACTTTAGGCATAAATCTTCTGGAAAGTGATGCAAAAGAGGACTATATAAATCTTTCTCTAAAAGCTTCCCCTAAATATGCACTAGCTTTGGCATTTGTTTTTTTGGTTGTTAGTGCAAGTGTAATTTTCTTCTTTGTTTTCCTAGGCAAGATGTATATAGCTGATATTTTTGCTGGCATTTCCGGAAGGCAGAAAAACATAACAGAGGAAGGATCAATCAGCTCTATTTCTAAAGCTATAAAGCTTTATGACAAAGAGGGTCGTTATTATACTATTGCCGGACAGCAATATATGGCACTTGCAAATAAGGAAATTTTAAAAGGAGATAATGCAAATATAGAACTTACAAGACAATATCTAGAAAATTCAATAGCTTTTGCTTTAAAGGGAAAAGAACTAATGCCAAAAGATGTGTTAGCTGTTGAAGTCCTTGCACAAGCTTACGAGAATAAAGCTTCTTATCTTGTTCAGCTTTTAGATCAAGCGATTGCAATTTATGGTGATGCCCTTGCTCTTGAACCCCACAACCCGGACATTTATTTAAAAATTGGACAGTTAAATGCAAAAAAAGCTAGCGTAGAGGAAGATAAAAATAAAAATAAAGAGCTTATGGATAAGGCAATAGATATGTTTCAAAAGTCCATATCCGAAAAAAATGATTATGCTCCAGGATATTATTATTTATCTCTGATAAACAATCAGGCTGGGGATATTGATAAGGCGATTGAATTTGCTGAAAATGCCAGAAAAATAGACCTGCAAAATGCAGATTATGTTTTTAATCTAGCTAATTTATATAGGGAAAAAGGCGGTGATGACAATTTAAAAACATCTGAGTATTTATATCAGCAGATTTTACAAGTTGCTCCTAATAATGCGAATACGCTTTTAGGGTTAGGTCTTCTTTACGAAAAACAAGGCAAGAATGATCAGGCGGTGGAACAATATGAAAAAGTTTTAGATGCGTTATCGCCTGAATCAACTCAGGCGAGGACGCAGGTCCAAACTTTAATAGATAATATAAAAAACGGAGTTTCAAATGAAGTAGCAAATTCAGTAGATAATACGGTTGAAGAGGAAACGCAAAATATAACAGAAAACAATACCGTGGATGAAACAGAAAACTCAGAAGAAATTCCTGTTTTAGACAATAATTAA